One segment of Luteolibacter rhizosphaerae DNA contains the following:
- the rimO gene encoding 30S ribosomal protein S12 methylthiotransferase RimO gives MSTTVGLISLGCAKNLIDSEVMMGHLAEAGMALTSEAELADVLIVNTCSFIDMAKQESIDAVFGAVNARGDDPERARQKIIVAGCLSQRFAKELPGIMPEVDAFIGLDQITKVAPIIENLLGKKNAAEVAKTEGPSATDDPRDYVTLKPKYVPDYTTPRFRLTPEHFAYVKIAEGCNHTCTFCIIPKIRGMHRSRTQESVVREVEALVKSGVKEINLISQDTTYFGMDQWEGERPKPNSPVNSQRGESLSTLLREINKIEGEFWVRLLYTHPAHWSDELIQTIAECDKVAKYVDIPLQHISDRMLTAMKRVTSGDYIRDLLRRMRAGIPGLGIRTTFIVGFPGETEEDFQELLEFIREFRFERAGVFQYSKEEGTRAYKMEGQLHHKTRKSRWSRAMAELQKVAGEVNQEQIGKQVRVLVEEKGVGRTEWDAPEIDGSVHVDESIPVGSFADVTISDWRGYDLVAAR, from the coding sequence ATGTCCACCACCGTCGGTCTCATTTCCCTCGGCTGCGCGAAGAACCTCATCGACTCGGAAGTCATGATGGGCCACCTCGCGGAAGCTGGTATGGCGCTCACCTCTGAAGCCGAACTGGCCGATGTGCTGATCGTGAATACCTGCTCCTTCATCGACATGGCGAAGCAGGAGTCGATCGATGCCGTCTTCGGCGCGGTGAACGCCCGCGGCGATGACCCGGAGCGCGCCCGCCAGAAGATCATCGTGGCCGGATGTCTTTCCCAGCGTTTCGCCAAGGAGCTGCCGGGCATCATGCCGGAGGTGGACGCCTTCATCGGACTGGACCAGATCACCAAGGTCGCCCCGATCATCGAAAATCTCCTCGGCAAGAAGAACGCCGCGGAAGTGGCCAAGACCGAAGGCCCGTCCGCCACGGATGATCCGCGCGACTACGTGACGCTGAAGCCGAAGTACGTGCCGGACTACACCACGCCGCGCTTCCGACTGACGCCCGAGCACTTCGCCTACGTGAAGATCGCGGAAGGCTGCAACCACACCTGCACCTTCTGCATCATCCCGAAGATCCGCGGCATGCACCGCTCGCGCACGCAGGAGTCCGTCGTCCGCGAGGTCGAGGCCCTGGTGAAGTCGGGTGTGAAAGAGATCAACCTGATCTCGCAAGACACCACCTATTTCGGCATGGACCAGTGGGAAGGCGAGCGGCCGAAACCGAACTCGCCGGTGAACTCCCAGCGCGGCGAATCCCTCTCCACCCTGCTGCGGGAGATCAACAAGATCGAAGGCGAGTTCTGGGTGCGGCTGCTCTACACCCACCCGGCCCACTGGTCGGACGAGCTGATCCAGACGATCGCCGAGTGCGACAAGGTGGCGAAGTACGTCGACATCCCCCTGCAGCACATCTCCGACCGCATGCTCACCGCGATGAAGCGCGTGACTAGCGGCGACTACATCCGCGACCTGCTCCGCCGCATGCGCGCCGGAATCCCGGGCCTAGGCATACGCACGACCTTCATCGTCGGTTTCCCGGGCGAAACGGAAGAGGACTTCCAGGAACTCCTCGAGTTCATCCGCGAGTTCCGCTTCGAGCGCGCCGGCGTGTTCCAATACTCCAAGGAAGAAGGTACCCGTGCCTACAAGATGGAGGGACAACTTCACCACAAGACCCGCAAGAGCCGCTGGAGCCGCGCCATGGCCGAACTCCAGAAGGTGGCCGGTGAGGTCAATCAAGAGCAGATCGGCAAGCAAGTGCGCGTGCTGGTGGAAGAAAAGGGCGTCGGCCGCACGGAGTGGGATGCTCCGGAGATCGACGGCTCCGTCCACGTGGATGAAAGCATCCCGGTCGGCAGCTTCGCGGACGTCACCATCTCCGACTGGCGCGGCTACGATCTGGTCGCGGCACGCTGA
- a CDS encoding peptidylprolyl isomerase yields the protein MKSTIIAFIAAITAVHADSSTLGKIGDLEIKTEEIREALAGLEAGQDTELAKDPAALGQYVRALLIQRLVLQEALAKKWDQEPEVVAKLVRARESALTESYLESVSKVPADFPAQADLEAAYQAAKASLLVPKSYHLAQVFVAAPKDADKATADKAKAKIDAVAKKLKEKSSDFSAIAKAESEEAASKDRGGEIGWLAEAQIQPEIRDRLPKLAAGAITEPVKLDDGWHILKVLEAKEARTPTLDEVKDQLAIQLRAERARLNRQEYLARLLKTNPLAINEIELAKIIGSTKP from the coding sequence ATGAAGTCCACCATCATCGCTTTCATCGCCGCGATCACCGCGGTCCACGCCGACTCCTCCACCCTAGGGAAGATCGGCGATCTTGAGATCAAGACCGAGGAGATCCGGGAGGCCCTCGCCGGACTTGAAGCCGGTCAGGATACCGAGCTGGCCAAGGATCCCGCCGCGCTCGGCCAATACGTCCGCGCCCTCCTTATCCAGCGTCTCGTTCTCCAGGAAGCTCTTGCCAAGAAGTGGGACCAGGAACCCGAGGTAGTCGCGAAGCTCGTTCGCGCCCGCGAATCCGCCCTGACCGAGAGCTACCTTGAATCCGTCTCGAAGGTTCCTGCGGACTTCCCCGCCCAAGCCGATCTCGAAGCAGCCTATCAAGCCGCGAAGGCTTCGCTTCTGGTGCCAAAGTCCTACCACCTCGCACAGGTCTTCGTGGCCGCACCGAAGGATGCCGACAAGGCCACCGCGGACAAAGCCAAGGCCAAGATCGACGCCGTCGCCAAGAAGCTGAAGGAAAAGAGCTCCGACTTCTCCGCCATCGCGAAGGCCGAGAGCGAGGAGGCCGCCAGCAAGGATCGCGGCGGTGAGATCGGCTGGCTGGCCGAAGCCCAGATCCAACCGGAGATCCGCGATCGCCTTCCCAAGCTCGCCGCCGGTGCCATCACCGAGCCCGTGAAACTCGATGATGGCTGGCACATCCTCAAGGTGCTCGAAGCGAAGGAAGCCCGCACGCCCACCCTTGATGAGGTCAAGGACCAGCTCGCGATCCAGCTCCGCGCCGAACGCGCCCGCCTCAACCGCCAGGAATACCTCGCCCGATTGCTGAAGACCAATCCGCTCGCCATCAACGAAATCGAGCTCGCGAAGATCATCGGCAGCACCAAGCCCTAA
- a CDS encoding putative porin, whose amino-acid sequence MHTMHAHRSLTLLLAGTALAAAQESPDLAPLAAPDQPPTLEEMLDPALGVPQPEPPPQPQQAATPSQNMAVNLVALLVKKGQLTQEEGLALIEQAEAEAQTARAQAATPAPPRTEDEVSVNYVPQTVRNSIRDEIKQELLAESRSNDGKSGDYTITHEGENFRFFGDFRGRYEGIFFGDGNDNTGSFPNFNAINTGAPFDTAGTLFSPQYNVDQDRNRARLRARFGADIMLGEGFTGGLRIATGDSNSPVSPNQSLGGSGGNFSKYSLWLDRAFLAYDMIEGEDNELSVVVGRFDNPFFSSEVMWDDDLGFDGIAARGRFKVNEKVTLFGAGGLFPVYNTDFNFATNQPSKFESQDKWLYGAQAGIEWKINKDLTAKFATAYYDFSNIEGELSTPFVPLNPNDAGSTDATRPSFAQRGNTYMALRNIIPTAANDFGTKYQYQYYGLATPFQVLAATGRLDYAAYDPVNFTLAGEYMKNLAFDAGEIGAKAVNNRVGAGTGTFDGGDTAWNMNFLFGRTAMDKKGDWIAGIGYRYVESDAVVDGFTDSDFGGGGTNLQGFTLGGALAVSPSVRVGLKWMTSDEVTGPPLSTDTLQFDINAKF is encoded by the coding sequence ATGCACACCATGCACGCCCATCGCTCCCTTACCTTGCTCCTCGCCGGCACCGCGCTGGCGGCCGCGCAGGAATCTCCCGATCTCGCCCCGCTGGCCGCCCCTGACCAGCCGCCCACTCTCGAGGAAATGCTCGATCCCGCGCTGGGCGTGCCCCAGCCCGAGCCTCCGCCCCAACCGCAACAGGCCGCAACTCCATCGCAGAACATGGCGGTGAATCTCGTGGCTCTGCTGGTGAAGAAAGGCCAGCTCACCCAGGAGGAAGGACTCGCTCTGATCGAACAAGCCGAGGCCGAGGCGCAGACAGCCCGCGCCCAAGCAGCGACACCAGCTCCGCCGCGCACGGAGGATGAAGTCAGCGTGAACTACGTGCCGCAAACCGTGCGGAACAGCATCCGCGACGAAATCAAACAGGAGCTTCTCGCGGAATCCCGCAGCAACGACGGCAAGTCCGGCGACTACACCATCACCCATGAGGGCGAGAACTTTCGCTTCTTCGGCGATTTCCGCGGACGCTACGAAGGCATCTTCTTTGGCGACGGCAACGACAACACCGGCTCATTCCCGAACTTCAACGCGATTAACACCGGCGCTCCCTTCGACACCGCGGGCACACTCTTCTCGCCGCAATACAACGTCGACCAAGACCGCAACCGCGCCCGCCTGCGCGCCCGCTTCGGTGCGGACATCATGCTCGGCGAAGGCTTCACCGGCGGCCTGCGCATCGCCACCGGCGATAGCAACTCTCCCGTCTCCCCGAACCAGTCGCTCGGCGGCTCCGGCGGCAACTTCTCGAAGTACTCGCTCTGGCTCGACCGCGCCTTCCTCGCCTACGACATGATCGAGGGCGAGGACAACGAGCTCTCCGTCGTCGTGGGCCGCTTCGACAATCCCTTCTTCTCCAGCGAGGTGATGTGGGACGACGACCTCGGCTTCGACGGCATCGCTGCCCGCGGTCGCTTCAAGGTGAATGAGAAGGTCACCCTCTTCGGGGCAGGCGGCCTCTTCCCGGTCTACAACACCGACTTCAACTTCGCCACGAACCAGCCCTCGAAGTTCGAGAGCCAAGATAAGTGGCTCTACGGCGCTCAGGCAGGCATCGAGTGGAAGATCAACAAGGACCTGACCGCCAAGTTTGCCACCGCCTACTACGACTTCAGTAACATCGAGGGCGAACTCTCCACCCCCTTCGTCCCGCTGAATCCGAACGATGCCGGCAGCACGGACGCGACCCGCCCCTCCTTCGCCCAGCGCGGCAATACTTACATGGCGCTGCGCAACATCATCCCGACCGCGGCGAACGACTTCGGCACGAAGTACCAGTACCAATACTACGGCCTCGCGACCCCCTTCCAAGTGCTCGCCGCCACCGGCCGCCTCGATTACGCCGCCTACGATCCGGTCAACTTCACCCTTGCGGGCGAATACATGAAGAACCTCGCCTTCGATGCCGGCGAGATCGGCGCGAAGGCGGTGAACAACCGCGTGGGCGCCGGGACCGGCACCTTCGACGGCGGTGACACTGCCTGGAACATGAACTTCCTCTTCGGCCGCACCGCCATGGACAAGAAGGGCGATTGGATCGCGGGCATCGGCTACCGCTACGTCGAGTCCGATGCGGTGGTGGATGGCTTCACCGATTCCGACTTCGGCGGCGGCGGCACCAACCTGCAGGGCTTCACCCTCGGCGGCGCGCTCGCCGTCTCCCCCAGCGTCCGCGTGGGACTCAAGTGGATGACCTCCGATGAAGTCACCGGCCCGCCGCTCAGCACGGACACCCTGCAGTTCGACATCAACGCGAAATTCTAA
- a CDS encoding DUF2341 domain-containing protein: MITRQLAFTLLLAAQLHAADWWNKDWTQRQELTVNTGSDAANIGDALQGSAVLVRLHDGNFQFSSAAADGSDLRFIGSDGTLLPHHIEKYDSIVNEAFVWVEVPTIAANAKTSLHLYYGSANPAAAPALKPADVYDSALVYHFADKGGAPADATTNGNNASGPLTASEGAIIGSGARLLGADPVTIAASSSLEWNNGFTLSAWIRPSALQSGAVVLSRGEGAQSFKLVLDQGIPLIEVGALRSSPGQPVTAATWTHLAVSAEADKLSLFVNGEPYAQLSATLPALPGPIVLGGFASASRFVGEIDELNLSKAPRSAAWVKFAALSQGSTDAAQRTIALGEVEGGEGGGGHSQALEHVMLFGDIAKNMMFDGWIAIGVCIIMIVVGWTVAIQKFNYLNSIQKASREFLRRWKELSSDLTAIDHSDESSIGSFGGLADARAQSLIKKSPLYQIYHIGSDEIRHRLARDKDRTKGLSGRSIQAIRAALDGGLVQETHRLTKGLVFLTISIAGGPYVGLLGTVVGVMITFAIIAKSGEVDVNSIAPGIASALLATVAGLIVAIPALFIYSYLNSRIKETTSGMQVFIDEFVAKMAEFYPPAGEASPYAANTTPKE; this comes from the coding sequence ATGATCACGAGACAACTCGCCTTCACACTGCTTCTCGCCGCCCAGCTGCATGCCGCCGATTGGTGGAACAAGGACTGGACCCAGCGTCAGGAACTCACTGTCAACACCGGCTCGGACGCGGCCAACATCGGCGACGCGCTCCAAGGTAGCGCGGTGCTGGTCCGCTTGCACGATGGCAATTTCCAATTCAGCTCGGCCGCCGCGGATGGCAGCGATCTGCGCTTCATCGGCTCGGACGGCACCCTGCTTCCCCATCACATCGAGAAGTACGACAGCATCGTGAACGAGGCCTTTGTGTGGGTGGAGGTGCCAACCATCGCGGCAAATGCCAAGACCTCGCTTCATCTCTACTACGGGTCCGCGAATCCCGCTGCCGCTCCGGCTTTGAAGCCTGCCGATGTCTATGACTCGGCCCTGGTCTATCACTTTGCCGACAAGGGCGGCGCCCCTGCTGATGCCACGACCAATGGCAACAATGCTTCAGGACCGCTCACCGCCTCGGAGGGAGCCATCATCGGCAGCGGCGCACGTTTGCTCGGAGCAGATCCCGTGACCATCGCCGCCTCCTCATCCTTGGAGTGGAACAACGGCTTCACCCTCTCCGCATGGATCCGCCCCTCAGCCTTGCAATCGGGAGCGGTCGTCCTGAGCCGTGGCGAAGGAGCGCAGTCGTTCAAGCTGGTGCTCGACCAGGGAATCCCGCTGATCGAAGTCGGGGCCTTGCGGAGCTCCCCGGGGCAACCGGTGACCGCCGCGACATGGACCCACCTCGCGGTGAGCGCCGAGGCGGACAAGCTCTCACTCTTCGTGAATGGCGAGCCTTACGCACAGCTCTCCGCCACACTTCCCGCCCTGCCGGGACCGATCGTTCTCGGCGGCTTCGCCAGCGCCTCGCGCTTTGTCGGCGAGATTGACGAGCTCAACCTCTCGAAGGCTCCGCGCAGTGCCGCCTGGGTGAAGTTCGCCGCACTGAGCCAAGGCAGCACCGATGCCGCCCAGCGCACCATCGCTCTCGGTGAAGTGGAAGGAGGCGAAGGCGGCGGCGGCCACAGCCAAGCCTTGGAGCACGTGATGCTCTTCGGTGATATCGCCAAGAACATGATGTTCGACGGTTGGATCGCCATCGGGGTCTGCATCATCATGATCGTGGTCGGCTGGACCGTCGCGATCCAGAAGTTCAACTACCTGAACTCGATCCAGAAGGCTTCGCGCGAGTTCCTGCGCCGCTGGAAAGAACTGTCCTCCGACCTTACCGCGATCGACCACTCGGATGAATCGAGCATCGGCAGCTTCGGCGGCCTTGCGGATGCGCGGGCTCAGAGTCTGATCAAGAAGTCGCCGCTCTATCAGATCTACCACATCGGCTCGGATGAGATCCGGCATCGTCTCGCCCGCGACAAGGACCGGACCAAGGGCTTGTCCGGTCGTTCGATCCAAGCGATCCGCGCCGCGCTCGATGGCGGACTCGTGCAGGAGACCCACCGTCTGACCAAAGGCCTCGTCTTCCTCACCATCAGCATCGCAGGAGGCCCCTACGTCGGCCTGCTTGGCACCGTGGTCGGCGTGATGATCACCTTCGCGATCATCGCGAAGAGCGGGGAGGTGGATGTGAACTCGATCGCCCCCGGCATCGCCAGCGCGCTGCTCGCCACGGTCGCCGGCCTGATCGTCGCGATCCCTGCACTCTTCATCTACAGCTACCTGAATAGCCGGATCAAAGAGACCACCAGCGGCATGCAGGTCTTCATCGATGAGTTCGTCGCCAAGATGGCCGAGTTCTATCCACCCGCCGGTGAGGCATCGCCCTACGCCGCCAACACCACCCCGAAGGAGTAA
- a CDS encoding spermidine synthase — translation MPLRCHAIVDTAHQQVQIWKSEKQCEFRVAGAIHAWWHEKKFLTGLAWDNLAAAALLRPGGPPQSILMLGLAGGTAMRILRQLLPDCRLVAVDIDSEIVALAELNMHLDKLGIEVHLADAYEWIARCKERFDVVIDDVYLAGRDDVFRPGKSDAKQINALKRLLKPGGILLANLVNGSGHRAMQIRTRAAFREGFPVVRSVTTPASLNETLAGGAEVLPPSALAGWEAVLPESSDRKLWKKIRVRRLTSAPKS, via the coding sequence ATGCCGCTCCGTTGCCACGCTATCGTCGATACCGCTCACCAGCAGGTGCAGATCTGGAAGTCCGAGAAGCAGTGCGAGTTCCGCGTCGCCGGTGCCATCCATGCCTGGTGGCACGAGAAGAAATTCCTCACCGGGCTCGCGTGGGACAATCTGGCGGCCGCGGCCCTGCTGCGCCCCGGCGGACCACCGCAGTCGATCCTGATGCTCGGCCTGGCAGGCGGCACGGCGATGCGGATCCTGCGCCAGTTGCTGCCGGATTGCCGTTTGGTGGCGGTGGACATCGATTCCGAGATCGTCGCCTTGGCCGAGCTGAACATGCACCTCGACAAGCTGGGAATCGAAGTTCACCTGGCCGATGCCTACGAGTGGATCGCGAGGTGCAAGGAACGCTTCGACGTGGTGATCGACGATGTCTATCTGGCAGGCCGCGACGACGTCTTCCGCCCCGGCAAATCGGACGCCAAGCAGATCAACGCGCTCAAGCGCCTGCTGAAACCCGGCGGCATCCTGCTGGCAAATTTGGTCAATGGCTCCGGCCACCGGGCGATGCAGATCCGGACCCGGGCTGCCTTCCGGGAGGGCTTCCCGGTCGTTCGCTCGGTCACCACCCCGGCGAGCCTGAATGAAACCTTGGCGGGTGGGGCGGAGGTGCTCCCACCCTCGGCGCTTGCGGGCTGGGAAGCGGTTCTCCCGGAAAGCAGCGACCGCAAGCTCTGGAAGAAGATCCGGGTCCGCCGCCTGACTTCAGCCCCGAAATCCTGA
- a CDS encoding thrombospondin type 3 repeat-containing protein — MKFIPFNVKFSSIVVAGFAAASAAPVPNPANGDVFLGFRASGGQGSDSSYLVNLGQDTAFRNASPGSTFTLSALGDLGADLQTQYGANWASRTDLFWGVFGTRNSASPAVYGSRERPVPATASAPWSDLNLAGRNSVTSQVLSVLEGINGYRGRNATTNSPVATLQSNFSGGASYNFQVATPGTTDFGNLSQWGSIEGDFGGGVSGTVLDFYRISSSTTTPVQNLGRFTISGSGLVTFTAASATQPNLDTDGDGWTDAEEAVAGTDPNNGSSFFNVKEVVQTANGPAIRFQSAANRTYTVQYSEDLSGWQTIATLNIGATTALEEYVDTNTERRSRATGFYRVNVSQ, encoded by the coding sequence ATGAAATTCATACCTTTTAATGTAAAATTCTCCTCCATTGTCGTGGCGGGGTTTGCTGCTGCAAGCGCCGCGCCGGTTCCGAATCCCGCCAATGGAGACGTGTTTCTCGGCTTCCGCGCCAGCGGCGGTCAGGGCTCCGACTCTTCCTACCTGGTAAATCTGGGTCAGGATACCGCCTTCCGGAACGCGAGCCCCGGTTCAACTTTCACGCTGAGCGCCCTTGGTGATCTTGGGGCGGACCTCCAAACTCAGTATGGTGCCAACTGGGCTTCCCGGACCGATCTCTTCTGGGGTGTCTTCGGCACCCGGAACAGTGCCAGCCCAGCGGTCTACGGATCAAGGGAACGCCCGGTGCCCGCCACCGCTTCGGCACCTTGGTCCGACCTTAACCTGGCAGGCCGCAATAGCGTGACCAGTCAGGTCCTCAGCGTCTTGGAGGGCATCAACGGTTATCGCGGGCGCAATGCCACGACGAACAGCCCGGTGGCGACCCTCCAGAGCAACTTCTCCGGTGGTGCCAGCTACAACTTCCAAGTCGCAACACCGGGAACCACGGACTTCGGCAATCTCAGCCAGTGGGGAAGCATCGAGGGCGACTTCGGTGGGGGGGTCAGTGGCACGGTTCTCGACTTCTACCGCATTTCGAGCAGCACCACCACGCCGGTGCAAAATCTCGGCCGCTTTACGATCAGCGGATCCGGCCTCGTAACCTTCACGGCGGCAAGCGCGACCCAACCGAATCTCGATACCGACGGCGATGGCTGGACCGATGCCGAAGAAGCCGTGGCGGGAACCGATCCGAACAACGGGTCGAGCTTCTTCAACGTCAAGGAAGTGGTGCAGACCGCCAACGGCCCTGCCATCCGCTTCCAATCGGCTGCGAACCGCACCTACACCGTCCAGTACTCCGAGGATCTCTCGGGTTGGCAAACCATTGCCACGCTAAACATCGGCGCCACCACGGCTCTTGAGGAATACGTCGATACGAACACCGAGCGCCGCAGCCGCGCCACCGGCTTCTACCGCGTGAATGTCAGCCAGTGA
- a CDS encoding ExbD/TolR family protein: MASADDKSYDDINVTPMVDLYLVLLLIFIIMTTAGVQGMKVDLPRASKSAAADLGAPKMQAITINNEGKIALNTIPVTLAELENKLGAIKAATPDVPVVVRGDRQTQYEGIMNVLDILGRLQIDKIGLATHPAK, translated from the coding sequence ATGGCCTCTGCCGACGACAAGAGCTACGACGATATCAACGTCACGCCGATGGTGGACCTCTACCTCGTGCTGCTGCTGATCTTCATCATCATGACCACCGCCGGCGTGCAGGGAATGAAGGTGGATCTACCGCGCGCCAGCAAAAGCGCCGCCGCGGATCTGGGCGCGCCCAAGATGCAGGCGATCACCATCAACAACGAGGGCAAGATCGCGCTCAATACCATCCCGGTCACGCTGGCCGAACTCGAAAACAAACTGGGCGCGATCAAGGCCGCCACCCCGGACGTGCCGGTCGTCGTGCGCGGCGACCGCCAGACCCAATACGAGGGTATCATGAACGTGCTCGACATCCTCGGCCGCCTGCAGATCGACAAGATCGGCCTGGCCACCCACCCCGCGAAATAA
- a CDS encoding ShlB/FhaC/HecB family hemolysin secretion/activation protein, whose translation MKYQIHRKNMRETLTAVAGRAALWFVLAAGSVGAAEEAPLYFIREYRVQGSTKLTPLEIEEAVYPFLGPGRTTGDVDQARAALEKAFRDKGYATVSVSIPVQDPKSGVIRLEVTEGKVARLRVNGSRYFLPSRIKSEVPSLAEGEVPNFNAVKKEIMALNRQADRRVTPSLSPGALPGTVDIDLKVEDELPLHGSLELNNRYNANTTPLRVNAALSYSNLFQLGHTIGGNLQIAPERPDDALVYSGYYMARVSDSVTLMLQGTKQHSDISTLGGAAVVAPGETIGLRALYDLPSKEGFYQTLSLGIDYKSFDQDLRIGNTVGKTPITYYPISANYGASWTKPNSFTEANLSLNFHLRGMGSDQAEFDAKRYQADGSFIFLRGDVSHTRDLTDGSQLFGKIQGQVSSQPLINSEQIAGGGLGNARGYLEATALGDNGLFATAEYRSPSFTGEKSSTAKRADEWRVHAFIDGGTVTVLDALPSQKSFYNFLSAGAGTRFRYRQHYNGSLDVAMPFTTQAEAESGDIRITFRGWAEF comes from the coding sequence GTGAAATACCAGATTCATCGTAAGAACATGCGCGAAACCCTGACCGCCGTTGCGGGCAGGGCCGCGCTTTGGTTCGTACTAGCGGCGGGCTCCGTGGGCGCCGCTGAAGAAGCGCCCCTATACTTCATCCGCGAGTATCGCGTGCAGGGCTCGACCAAGCTCACCCCGCTGGAAATTGAAGAGGCGGTCTATCCCTTCCTCGGTCCGGGCCGCACGACCGGCGATGTCGATCAAGCGCGCGCCGCGCTCGAGAAGGCCTTCCGTGACAAAGGCTATGCGACCGTCTCCGTGTCCATTCCCGTGCAGGATCCCAAGAGCGGAGTGATCCGTCTTGAGGTCACGGAAGGCAAGGTGGCCCGTCTCCGGGTGAATGGTTCCCGCTACTTCCTGCCGAGCCGCATCAAGTCCGAGGTGCCGTCCCTGGCCGAAGGCGAGGTCCCGAACTTCAATGCCGTGAAGAAGGAGATCATGGCGCTGAACCGCCAGGCTGATCGCCGAGTGACGCCTTCGCTCTCACCCGGCGCCTTGCCGGGCACGGTCGATATCGACCTGAAGGTGGAAGATGAACTGCCGCTCCACGGCTCGCTGGAGCTGAACAACCGCTACAACGCGAATACCACGCCGCTGCGTGTGAATGCGGCGCTGAGCTACTCGAACCTCTTTCAACTCGGGCATACCATCGGGGGGAACCTCCAGATCGCTCCCGAACGCCCGGACGATGCGCTGGTCTACTCCGGCTACTACATGGCCCGGGTCTCGGACAGCGTGACACTCATGCTGCAGGGAACCAAGCAGCATAGCGATATCTCCACCCTCGGCGGCGCGGCCGTGGTGGCTCCCGGCGAGACCATCGGTCTGCGCGCCCTCTACGATCTTCCCTCGAAGGAGGGATTCTACCAGACCCTCAGCCTCGGCATCGACTACAAGTCCTTCGATCAGGACCTGCGCATCGGCAACACGGTCGGCAAGACGCCGATCACCTACTACCCGATCAGCGCCAACTACGGTGCTTCCTGGACCAAGCCGAACTCCTTCACCGAAGCGAATCTCTCGCTGAACTTCCACCTCCGCGGCATGGGCAGCGATCAGGCGGAATTCGATGCCAAGCGCTACCAGGCGGATGGTAGCTTCATTTTCCTGCGCGGGGATGTCTCGCACACCCGCGATCTGACCGACGGCTCGCAACTCTTCGGCAAGATCCAAGGCCAGGTCTCCAGCCAGCCGCTGATAAACAGCGAACAGATTGCCGGCGGCGGCTTGGGCAATGCCCGCGGCTACCTCGAGGCGACCGCGCTCGGTGACAACGGGCTCTTCGCCACCGCCGAATACCGCAGCCCTTCCTTCACCGGGGAGAAAAGCAGCACCGCCAAGCGAGCCGATGAGTGGCGCGTGCATGCCTTCATCGACGGCGGCACGGTCACGGTGCTGGATGCCCTGCCCTCGCAGAAGTCCTTCTACAACTTCTTGAGCGCCGGAGCAGGCACCCGCTTCCGCTACCGGCAACACTACAATGGCTCGCTGGACGTGGCGATGCCCTTCACCACGCAAGCGGAAGCCGAGTCCGGCGATATCCGCATCACCTTCCGCGGCTGGGCGGAATTCTAA
- a CDS encoding PEP-CTERM sorting domain-containing protein, with protein MKLKTLAALALASVLSLMGAAEAATIVLGSGSDSAFYVLESPNIGTRTYEIRFTHNEADPLDGWDLLQVVDSYESDLSVQAFNFGSEEAPNWFVNAITWMGITETSNSDEPYVPSWTQWVSGGEAGWPSASPIASGTWTSGSGLSSPFRVIEPGSWEALKFSDFTTVPTVTPVPEPSALMLAFCGMAFFIRRRR; from the coding sequence ATGAAATTGAAAACACTCGCGGCGCTTGCCCTCGCAAGCGTCCTCTCCCTCATGGGGGCGGCGGAAGCGGCCACCATCGTGCTCGGGTCCGGCTCCGATAGCGCCTTCTACGTGCTGGAATCGCCGAACATCGGCACCCGCACTTACGAGATCCGCTTCACCCATAACGAAGCCGATCCCTTGGACGGCTGGGATCTCTTGCAGGTCGTGGATAGCTACGAAAGCGATCTGAGCGTGCAGGCCTTCAACTTCGGTTCGGAAGAGGCTCCGAACTGGTTCGTGAATGCCATCACCTGGATGGGGATCACGGAAACTTCCAACTCGGACGAGCCTTACGTTCCATCTTGGACGCAGTGGGTGTCCGGCGGTGAAGCGGGTTGGCCGAGCGCCTCTCCCATCGCCAGCGGAACTTGGACTTCCGGTAGCGGCTTGTCCTCTCCCTTCCGAGTGATCGAGCCCGGTTCATGGGAAGCGCTCAAGTTCAGCGATTTCACCACCGTGCCGACAGTGACACCGGTGCCCGAACCGTCCGCGCTGATGCTGGCATTCTGCGGCATGGCTTTCTTCATCCGCCGCCGGCGGTAA